The Bacillota bacterium genomic interval CTGCCCGTGAACCTCGACGCCGCGCCAGAGGGCAAATGGCTGTTCAGGATCCTTGGGCACCTGTGGTTCTAGGGAAAAAGCATAGCCCGACATTATTTGGAAGGACTCATTTTCGGCGTCAGGTATCTGTATGTACTTGCGCATTAGTTCACCCCACAATGGTTTATCAGTTTATTGTAGCATATTTTAGGCTTAAGACGGAATATTGGCACGGAGATGGTCGATTTGAATAAAACCCCTGAAGGGCTAATTCAGCCAAAGGGGGAAAAAAAGGCAGCCTGCGTGGCTGCCTTTAGTGATAAGAGTCTTATTTGGCAATGGGCTGGTCTTTGATGTCCACCGCCACTGTTCTACTAAGCAAGTAGAGTGCCACCAGCATGAATCCGAAGCCGCCTACCAATGAAATCAGCAGAGAGTTGGTGAGGCCAATTAGGATGAAGGCGGCCACACCAGATATGCCAGCTGTTAACGCATAGGGCAGCTGGGTATTGACATGGTCAATGTGATCACAGGATGTGCCGGTGGAGGAAAGAACAGTTGTGTCTGAGATTGGTGAACAGTGATCACCGAGGATGCCGCCACTGAGCACTGCAGCAATCGTGGCGTAGAGATTAATATCCATACTCAGGGCAACCGGGATCGCAATTGGCATCAGAATTGCAAAGGTACCGTAGGATGTTCCGGTTGTAAAAGCGATTACGCCGCCCAAAAGGAAGATTACAGCGGGGATGAAGGCCGCGGCCAGGTTCTGTTCCGCGAAACCGACCACAAAGGTGTCTGTTCCCACCGCCTGGGCACCGGTGCCGATGCCCCAGGCCAGAACCAGGATGATATAGGCGCTCATCATGCCTTTAATGCCGCCAACGTAATAGTCAACACCTTCGCCGAAAGTGAATATTTTCTGGCCAACGCCCATTAACAGGGCTACAAATCCGGCTGCGACAGCGGCGATCAGAATTGAGAGTGCGCCGCTGGACTCGCCGATTGCCTCAACAAATCCTACATCTCCGCCATAGCCACCGGTCCAGAGGAACAGCGGGATGATCATGCCGATTAGCACAATCAGCGGGACAATTAAATTCATCATCCGTGGCTTGGTGCCTTCCAGAGGCTGGACATCGGTAATTTCCTTAGAAACAGGGGGATTGGCGCCATCGGCCATGACTTTACCGGTTTTACGGGCACGATTTTCGGCTTTCGCCATCGGGCCAAATTCCCATTTTGTGAAGATAAGAATAAACACCAAAGACAGAGCAAGCAGGGAATAGAAGTTGTAGGGGATGGTTCTGATATAGGTCAGGTACGGCGCGTCAGCCATACCGGCCTTGTCAAATTCGCTGCCAATGAGGCCCATGACATATACAACCCAGGTGGACACAGGAACCAGGAGACAGATGGGCGCGGCGGTAGAGTCGACGATGTATGCCAGCTTCTCCCGCGACACCTTAAGTTTGTCGGTGATTGGCCGCATCACGCTGCCAACAGTAAGGGCGTTAAAATAGTCCTCGAAGAAGATGACCAGACCAAAGCAGGCTGTTGCCAACTGGCCGCCCCGGGCGGTTTTTACCTTTTTGGAAATAGCGTCAGCTATCGCAAAGGCGCCGCCGGTCTTTTGCAGCATGGCAATCAGGCCGCCAAAGGCTGCGCCGTAAAGGATAACGGTAGCATTCCAGGATGAACCAAGATTTGGGATAATCATGTCCCGGAACATTGCGAAAAAGCCCAGGAACGGATTCCAGCCGTTGACCATCGTCGCTGCCAACCATATCCCCAAAAATAGGGCCGGGATTACGCGCTTAGTGCGCATGGCAAGCAAAATTGCAACCAAGGGTGGTAGTAAGGACAAAATGCCAAATTCCATATTATATAACTCCTCTCATTAGTAGTTGCAGGCGCCGGGGAATATCTCTCCGCAGGCAACCAACAATGCTTGACCTTGTAACCAGACTTCGTCAAACCGATTTTCAGCTAGCGTGAATTCTACCAGTAACTCACCTCCCAACATATTTACCTTGATCGGACTAGAAAATTGATGGGTAATTGCAGTGGTCAGTGCAGAGGCCGTGGCGCCGGTGCCGCAAGCCAGGGTTTCAGCTTCCACTCCCCGTTCATAAGTGCGCACCCAGATCTGGTCTTGTTCCAGGAAAACGAAATTAACATTAGTGCCGCTCTCAAAATAGTTTAGCCGGCGGATCTTTTTCCCCAGGGTGTGCACTTGATTCCGGGGCCAATCAAGGCATTCCTGGTTGTAGACAATTGCATGGGGCACGCCAACCACCAGGGTGTGCATTTCCGGAAGCTCCGGGTCAGGCCGGATTGCAACGTGCGGAAAATCTATGGGCGGCATCTTGACGCGGACGGTATTGCAGTCAAGAACATTTGCCTGATATAAGCCGGCGCTAGTTTCAACCATCATTTCCCGGGGGCAGATTTTTAGATGTGTTGTCAGGGCTGCAAAGCAGCGGAGCCCATTGCCGCACATTTCACCATTGCTGCCGTCGGAATTGAAGTAGTCCATCCGTGCGTCAGCTTCTGTTGAACTTTCAATAAACAGCATGCCGTCGGCTCCCAGCGATTTCCCGCGTTGACAAAGGGTTGCCGCCAGGCGTTCTTTATCTTGCTTTGAAAATTTGTCCGCGCGGTTGTCAATGGCAATAAAGTCATTACCGCATCCGCTCAGTTTGTAAAATTTCAGCATAATTCCTTAATCACCTGTTTCCGTTCCCCCGGCAAAAAGTCCAATAATGGCAGATCTAACATTACATATGCGCCTGGTTGCTGCCGCAGAGCGCCCCGCAGCCCGGCGACCATCACCTGGGCAGTGACAGCTGGGTTGGTAATCCGGCAGCTATAGTCCAGGCATTGATTGTGCACGCCGCTGG includes:
- a CDS encoding Na+/H+ antiporter NhaC family protein, with translation MEFGILSLLPPLVAILLAMRTKRVIPALFLGIWLAATMVNGWNPFLGFFAMFRDMIIPNLGSSWNATVILYGAAFGGLIAMLQKTGGAFAIADAISKKVKTARGGQLATACFGLVIFFEDYFNALTVGSVMRPITDKLKVSREKLAYIVDSTAAPICLLVPVSTWVVYVMGLIGSEFDKAGMADAPYLTYIRTIPYNFYSLLALSLVFILIFTKWEFGPMAKAENRARKTGKVMADGANPPVSKEITDVQPLEGTKPRMMNLIVPLIVLIGMIIPLFLWTGGYGGDVGFVEAIGESSGALSILIAAVAAGFVALLMGVGQKIFTFGEGVDYYVGGIKGMMSAYIILVLAWGIGTGAQAVGTDTFVVGFAEQNLAAAFIPAVIFLLGGVIAFTTGTSYGTFAILMPIAIPVALSMDINLYATIAAVLSGGILGDHCSPISDTTVLSSTGTSCDHIDHVNTQLPYALTAGISGVAAFILIGLTNSLLISLVGGFGFMLVALYLLSRTVAVDIKDQPIAK
- a CDS encoding diaminopimelate epimerase — translated: MLKFYKLSGCGNDFIAIDNRADKFSKQDKERLAATLCQRGKSLGADGMLFIESSTEADARMDYFNSDGSNGEMCGNGLRCFAALTTHLKICPREMMVETSAGLYQANVLDCNTVRVKMPPIDFPHVAIRPDPELPEMHTLVVGVPHAIVYNQECLDWPRNQVHTLGKKIRRLNYFESGTNVNFVFLEQDQIWVRTYERGVEAETLACGTGATASALTTAITHQFSSPIKVNMLGGELLVEFTLAENRFDEVWLQGQALLVACGEIFPGACNY